A window of Sphingobacterium kitahiroshimense genomic DNA:
AGATATGGTTTGCTGACCCGTACGTAAGGTTCTTGTACCTCCAAATGATCCAAGTCCTTGAAATTCAGGGTCAATTCCAAATTTGTTGGCTTTCCAGAACATGATATTGCCGATTTGACCAAAGATACGTAAGTCGTTGATCAAAACTTTTTTCAATAAGTTTTGAGGTAGGTTATAACTTAAAGTGATATCTCTAATTTTTATAAATGATGCATCGATTACATTGGTATGCCCTAGCATGTAATAGAATGTACTTCTACGGGAACTATTGAGACTCGTGTTACCAACAAAGGAAGGAATATCTGTATTTTTTTCATCTCCAGGTGCTTTCCAACGATCAGCAAAATCGGCATGAAAATTATTTTGAAATGAATTTACGGTTGAATATCTCGAGTTGACATCTCTGCGCATTACGTGACCTGCGTTAAATACCATATTCAACTGTAGACTCCAGTTGTTGTATCTAAAATTATTGTTGAACCCACCAGACCATTTTGGTTGTGTGGTACCCATGTAACGGATATCATCGGGCTTTGACACGTTAGGCGTTTTAGTCGTACTGCCGTCGTTCAGCTTGATGAGTGGATCACCAAGTTCGTCAAGACCCATATAGTCATAGGCGAATAGGGCATAGGCAGAAAATCCTTGTACTGTGCGTTCACTCACTTTACGTGCTCCAGTCGTGATGCTGTTGGAGTTATAAGATTTGGTTACTTTGTTTGTATTGTAAGCTCCGTTCAAAACCGTGCGCCACTGAAAATTCGCGGTTTTAATGTTGATTGTTGTTAATGACAATTCGATACCTCGGTTTTTTAGCGAACCCGCATTTCCTAAAATTGTTGTAGCACCTGCTGCTGCAAATGGATTAACTAGCATCATATCCAAAAGATCTTCTGTGTTTTTCCAATAAGCGTCTACGGATCCTGATATCCTGTTATTGACCAATCCAAAATCCAATCCGAAATTGGTGTTTTTAGTTAATTCCCAGGTTAATTGTCTATTTGCAGGGCTATTGATCGTAAATATGTTACCTTGTGACACAGTGAAACCAGATGGAACACGTGCCAAAAGTATGTCGCGGGATGATGCTGTCCCTGGCGATGGTGAATTGCCGGTTATTCCATATGTCGCACGAAGTCGGAGACTGTTTAACCAAGAGATATCTCGCATAAAGGATTCTTTTTGCAAATTCCAGACCCCGCCGATACTGTAAACAGGTTTATTCTGTGCTGATTTATCTTGTCCAAATAAATTTGATTTATCTATTCTCCAGCTGGCATTCAATCCGTATTTTTCTAATAATGTGTAGGTTAATGTTGAATAAAAAGAGATTAATCTGGTGTCGAGATTCTGAATCGAATACGTGTCTGGCGAATAGAATGCAAAACCTCCTGTTGTTGGATAAAGTGCGCCAGAAAGTGTTCCTGAAGAAAGTGTTTTATAGTCAATCATCTGAACTGTATTGAGATTGTCGTCAAATCCACGTGTGAGTTGATTGACAAGATCTGTGTTGAGTGATTGAATTTCATTACCTGCAAGTACGGTAAGCTGATGCTGGCGACCATTAAAGTTTTTATTATAAACCAACTGATTGCGAGCTGTGTAATCCTCGCGTGAGGTGTTGACTTGTCTTAATCTTCCGCCGTTGATTGGGAACATATAGTTTACGCTTCTCGTGTTTGGGTTTTGAAGCGCATAGCTTAATACTTCTTTTCTTACTTCAAATGCTTTTTGATCTTCAAACTGTTTAGATTCTGTTTTTCCTTTGGTATAACTGTATGTCCCTTCAAAAGACAGACCTTTATAGACGTCTATTTTTAGTCCTGTATTGAGTCTAATGGCCAATCCATTTATATTAGTATATCCAAATCCCGGTTCATTAAGTGGGACATAGCTTAAATCTATTTTTCCACTTTCCTCCGTCTTTTGTCGTAACTCGTCTGTAAGTTGTCTCCAGGAAAGATCAATAGGATTGCCTAAATTATCATTGAAAAGTTGGTAAGGAGTAAATCGGCTATCAAAATTAGCCCACGGCTTGCTTTTTGAGATATTATTGGTTGCATCGGTGACCAGATATAAAGATACCCTTTTTCCAAATTTAAAATCCTGACGCAAGTTTAGTTTAAAAATATCACTGCTGTTGTCCGGTCTGTTATTGATTCCCTTGCTACCGGTGTAGTTAAAAGATCCATAAAAAGCATAATTATCGGTTCCTCCGCTCGCTGAGATAGCGTGATTTTGGACGACCGAATTTCGATAGAAATTATTGGAGATTTGACGCCTGTTGTCTAACAAAGACATGCTGTCTAAGAGACGATCGGACTCTTGCTGTGTAATCAGATTGCGACTTAAATTATATAAGGCGAGTTCGTGAGGAGCAACAATTGGGGTTGTGTTGTTATTGATACTGGTCCAATTAACTATTTTTGCATCGAAGGTTTCTTTTGCTGCTTGTATAAAACGCTTGCTATCCAGTACGGGTAGATAATCTAAATCGGGACGAGATTGGAGCCTTACAAAATTGCTGTACTGCACTTTGAGTTTACCATTTCCTTTTTTACCATTTTTTGTCGATATCACAATGACACCATTAGCGGCTCTTGAACCCCAGATCGAAGCAGCAGTTGCATCTTTAAGTACATTTACCTCTAATACATCATTGGGATTTATTAAGCTGATATCATCGTAAGGAACTCCATCAACAACAAATAAGGGAGATCTGCTGGTTGTTGATACCCCGAATCCACCAATATTGACGGTACTACCTACAGTGGTGAGTCCGCGGATCTGGAAAGGATCTGCATTTGGAGCATTATTGACTGTCAATCCGGGAATCAAACCGTCAAGACGTTGGATGACATTCATCGTTCCTACTCGGTCGTTATAGATTTCCATATCTGGCTTGGATATGGCGCCTGCGATACGTTCGCGTGCGATGCTTTGGTAACCTGTATTGACGGTTACATTTACCTCGTCCACATTGTTGATCGCAGAGACGAGTTGGACCGTAAGCGAAGCATTGTTTGTCATTCCACTGTTGTATGGTAT
This region includes:
- a CDS encoding SusC/RagA family TonB-linked outer membrane protein, which encodes MQKKITLKERLSRFRKKLSSMYTIATLSMFLCIICQSSNLIAQTITLSAKNISMTEVFEKMKKQTGYSVFGDTKLMEKAKPVTISVKNIAINDFLNQVFKDQPFGYRIGNKTVFLIDKGADATPRSNQQRSSQSDLLTLRGKVTDAEGKPLAGASVLVRNKPQSATTNELGTFTITISNQDVLLISYIGYITQQIPYNSGMTNNASLTVQLVSAINNVDEVNVTVNTGYQSIARERIAGAISKPDMEIYNDRVGTMNVIQRLDGLIPGLTVNNAPNADPFQIRGLTTVGSTVNIGGFGVSTTSRSPLFVVDGVPYDDISLINPNDVLEVNVLKDATAASIWGSRAANGVIVISTKNGKKGNGKLKVQYSNFVRLQSRPDLDYLPVLDSKRFIQAAKETFDAKIVNWTSINNNTTPIVAPHELALYNLSRNLITQQESDRLLDSMSLLDNRRQISNNFYRNSVVQNHAISASGGTDNYAFYGSFNYTGSKGINNRPDNSSDIFKLNLRQDFKFGKRVSLYLVTDATNNISKSKPWANFDSRFTPYQLFNDNLGNPIDLSWRQLTDELRQKTEESGKIDLSYVPLNEPGFGYTNINGLAIRLNTGLKIDVYKGLSFEGTYSYTKGKTESKQFEDQKAFEVRKEVLSYALQNPNTRSVNYMFPINGGRLRQVNTSREDYTARNQLVYNKNFNGRQHQLTVLAGNEIQSLNTDLVNQLTRGFDDNLNTVQMIDYKTLSSGTLSGALYPTTGGFAFYSPDTYSIQNLDTRLISFYSTLTYTLLEKYGLNASWRIDKSNLFGQDKSAQNKPVYSIGGVWNLQKESFMRDISWLNSLRLRATYGITGNSPSPGTASSRDILLARVPSGFTVSQGNIFTINSPANRQLTWELTKNTNFGLDFGLVNNRISGSVDAYWKNTEDLLDMMLVNPFAAAGATTILGNAGSLKNRGIELSLTTINIKTANFQWRTVLNGAYNTNKVTKSYNSNSITTGARKVSERTVQGFSAYALFAYDYMGLDELGDPLIKLNDGSTTKTPNVSKPDDIRYMGTTQPKWSGGFNNNFRYNNWSLQLNMVFNAGHVMRRDVNSRYSTVNSFQNNFHADFADRWKAPGDEKNTDIPSFVGNTSLNSSRRSTFYYMLGHTNVIDASFIKIRDITLSYNLPQNLLKKVLINDLRIFGQIGNIMFWKANKFGIDPEFQGLGSFGGTRTLRTGQQTISFGANLSF